In Arachis hypogaea cultivar Tifrunner chromosome 17, arahy.Tifrunner.gnm2.J5K5, whole genome shotgun sequence, a single window of DNA contains:
- the LOC112764212 gene encoding 26S proteasome non-ATPase regulatory subunit 11 homolog yields MASSHLAATTESLALAMEAKNPFEAISILYRVLEDPSSSSEALRMKEQAITNLTDLLRQENRGEDLRSLLTQLRPFFSLIPKAKTAKIVRGIIDAVAKIPGTSALQIALCKEMVQWTRAEKRTFLRQRVEARLAALLMENKEFSEALTLLSSLVKEVRRLDDKLLLVDIDLLESKLHFSLRNLPKAKAALTAARTAANAIYVPPAQQGAIDLQSGILHAEEKDYKTAYSYFFEAFESFNALEDPKAVFSLKYMLLCKIMVNQADDVGGIISSKAGLQYVGPDLDAMKAVADAHSKRSLKLFEITLRDYKVQLEEDPIVHRHLQSLYDTLLEQNLCRLIELFSRVEIAHIAELIELPIDHVERKLSQMILDKKFAGTLDQGAGCLIIFDDPKTDAIYPATLETISNIGKVVDSLYVRSAKIMT; encoded by the coding sequence ATGGCTTCATCTCATCTTGCTGCAACAACTGAGTCACTTGCTCTTGCAATGGAGGCCAAAAACCCATTTGAAGCAATCTCCATTCTTTACCGTGTACTCGAGGATCCTTCTTCTTCATCCGAAGCTTTGCGTATGAAAGAGCAGGCCATCACAAACCTTACTGACCTTCTAAGACAAGAGAATAGGGGGGAGGATCTGCGCAGCCTTCTCACACAACTGAGGCCCTTTTTCTCCTTGATCCCTAAGGCAAAAACTGCAAAGATTGTCAGGGGAATAATTGACGCAGTTGCTAAAATTCCAGGGACATCTGCTCTTCAAATTGCACTCTGCAAAGAAATGGTGCAATGGACTCGTGCTGAGAAGCGTACGTTCTTGAGGCAGAGAGTTGAGGCAAGGCTTGCAGCACTTCTGATGGAAAATAAGGAGTTTTCAGAAGCTTTGACTTTACTCTCCAGCTTGGTCAAAGAGGTTAGAAGATTAGATGACAAGCTTCTACTTGTAGACATAGACTTGCTGGAAAGCAAGCTACACTTCTCATTAAGGAACCTTCCAAAGGCAAAAGCTGCACTCACAGCAGCAAGAACAGCTGCAAATGCTATTTATGTGCCGCCGGCACAGCAAGGTGCCATAGATCTGCAGAGTGGAATACTGCATGCTGAAGAGAAGGATTATAAAACTGCATATAGTTATTTCTTTGAAGCCTTTGAATCCTTTAATGCACTTGAAGATCCAAAGGCTGTTTTCAGCCTGAAATACATGTTGTTATGTAAGATCATGGTGAATCAAGCTGATGACGTTGGTGGAATCATATCCTCTAAAGCTGGTTTGCAATATGTCGGGCCTGACTTGGATGCAATGAAAGCTGTTGCAGATGCTCATTCTAAGCGCTCCCTGAAGTTATTCGAGATTACTCTGCGAGACTACAAGGTGCAGTTGGAGGAAGACCCAATCGTGCATAGGCACTTGCAATCCCTGTATGATACCCTTCTCGAGCAGAATCTTTGCAGGTTGATCGAGCTATTCTCAAGAGTTGAGATTGCACACATTGCGGAGCTCATTGAACTACCTATTGATCACGTGGAGCGGAAGTTGTCCCAGATGATCTTGGACAAGAAGTTCGCTGGGACATTAGATCAAGGTGCCGGATGCCTCATCATATTTGATGACCCCAAGACGGATGCCATATATCCTGCAACTTTGGAAACCATTTCCAATATTGGGAAAGTTGTGGATAGTCTTTATGTTAGATCGGCCAAGATCATGACATGA